The Kitasatospora albolonga nucleotide sequence GGTGCGTGATGGTGGCGCCCACCTGGGACTTGATGTCGTCGCCGACGATCGGGACACCGGCCTCGGTGAACTTGTCCGCCCACTCCTTGGTACCGGCGATGAAGACCGGGAGGGCGTTGACGAACGCGACCTTGGCGTCGATGGCGCACTGCGCGTAGAACTTCGCGGCGGCCTCGGAGCCGACGGGCAGGTAGCAGACGAGAACGTCGACCTGCTGGTCCTTGAGGACCTGGACGACGTCGACCGGGGCGTCCGCGGACTCCTCGATCGTCTCGCGGTAGTACTTGCCCAGACCGTCGTGGGTGTGGCCGCGCTGCACGGTGACGCCCGTGTTCGGCACATCCGCGATCTTGATGGTGTTGTTCTCGCTGGCGCCGATGGCGTCCGCGAGGTCGAGGCCGACCTTCTTCGCGTCGACGTCGAAGGCGGCGACGAACTCGACGTCGCGGACGTGGTAGTCGCCGAACTGGACGTGCATCAGGCCGGGCACCTTGCCGGCCGGATCGGCGTCCTTGTAGTACTCGACGCCCTGCACCAGCGAGGCGGCGCAGTTGCCCACGCCTACGATGGCTACGCGAACCGAACCCATTCCGGTTGCTCCCTGTGTGATCGGTGTTTCCGATGAAGTCCCCGCGGAGTGCGGTGACTTCACTTGGCGGTTTCGTCGGACGGATCCGGCGGGGTGTCATCCCGGTGCCGGGGCAGGCCGCCCGTCTCTCCAGATGTGTCCTGCTGAGCAGAGCCCTCGGGCGAGGACCGTCTCCGGTCCCGTCCCGACCGCTCGCTCTCGATGAGCTCGTTCAGCCAGCGCACTTCGCGCTCCACGGACTCCATGCCGTGCCGCTGCAGCTCAAGTGTGTAGTCGTCGAGTCGCTCACGTGTGCGGGCGAGTGAGGCGCGCATCTTCTCCAGGCGCTCCTCCAGCCTGCTGCGCCTGCCTTCGAGCACCCGCATCCGCACTTCGCGTTCGGTCTGCCCGAAGAAGGCGAAGCGTGCCGCGAAGTGCTCGTCCTCCCAGGCGTCCGGACCGGTGTGCGAGAGCAGCTCCTCGAAGTGCTCCTTACCTTCGGCCGTCAGCCGGTAGACGATCTTGGCCCGGCGTCCCGTGAGGGAGGAGGCGGGGGCGGTGTCCGCCGGTTCGCCCACGGGCTCCTCGATCAACCAGCCGTTCGCCACCAGCGTCTTGAGGCACGGATAGAGGGTTCCGTAACTGAACGCGCGGAAGATCCCCAAGGAGGTGTTGAGGCGTTTGCGCAGCTCGTAGCCGTGCATCGGGGACTCACGGAGCAGACCGAGAACGGCGAATTCGAGGATGCCGGAGCGTCGGCTCACGGTCGCCTCCTCCTTCTGCCGCTGATTCCGCGGGGCCGTCCGCCGGACCCTCTGACGTACTTATGCCGCACTGATGTATCGACTCGATACATCAGCACGATAGATCGGTTCCACAGGTTCGACAAGGGTGACCTTCGTGAACGGCGTCACATCGCCAATTCGTAGGAAGCGACTTGCGTTGTTTGGGGTGAAGTTCGGCTCTAGGAGGGTTTTGACCGTGCGTAGTCTGTGCGACATGCAGACCACCGGGAACCGTGAGGCGCCGTTGTGCGTCAGTTATCGCGGACTGCCGGATGTACTGCGGATGAGCCTTCCGCAGGGCTGGTCCGTAATTCGGGGGGACCGGAT carries:
- a CDS encoding inositol-3-phosphate synthase → MGSVRVAIVGVGNCAASLVQGVEYYKDADPAGKVPGLMHVQFGDYHVRDVEFVAAFDVDAKKVGLDLADAIGASENNTIKIADVPNTGVTVQRGHTHDGLGKYYRETIEESADAPVDVVQVLKDQQVDVLVCYLPVGSEAAAKFYAQCAIDAKVAFVNALPVFIAGTKEWADKFTEAGVPIVGDDIKSQVGATITHRVMAKLFEDRGVILDRTMQLNVGGNMDFKNMLERERLESKKISKTQAVTSQIRDRELGEGNVHIGPSDYVAWLDDRKWAYVRLEGRAFGDVPLNLEYKLEVWDSPNSAGVIIDAVRAAKIAKDRGIGGPILSASSYFMKSPPVQYFDDEARENVEKFIKGETER
- a CDS encoding PadR family transcriptional regulator → MSRRSGILEFAVLGLLRESPMHGYELRKRLNTSLGIFRAFSYGTLYPCLKTLVANGWLIEEPVGEPADTAPASSLTGRRAKIVYRLTAEGKEHFEELLSHTGPDAWEDEHFAARFAFFGQTEREVRMRVLEGRRSRLEERLEKMRASLARTRERLDDYTLELQRHGMESVEREVRWLNELIESERSGRDRRRSSPEGSAQQDTSGETGGLPRHRDDTPPDPSDETAK